A window of the Dyadobacter pollutisoli genome harbors these coding sequences:
- a CDS encoding DeoR/GlpR family DNA-binding transcription regulator, which yields MNFQERKKKILAAVIEAGSLSVFELSDKLSMSPATIRRDLHDITEEGLLLRTHGGAMKIENPVLTGFSDKSGVNNQNKEKIGKEAAEFVGDGDTIFLDCGSTVFQMCRYLKKKNNIRVITNSLPVMAELIDIPSISINLIGGELNKSRKAVHGDKAVQHIDSYHAQKAFIGVDGISAENGLTAHSEHESTITAAFIRNAAQTFLLCDSSKIGRDSYIKFGSLAEISSLVTDKELSTDLQDQLVQKGLNVILAD from the coding sequence ATGAACTTCCAAGAGCGAAAGAAAAAAATTCTGGCCGCAGTGATCGAAGCAGGTAGTTTGTCGGTGTTCGAATTATCCGATAAACTGTCGATGTCACCGGCCACGATCCGGCGCGATTTACACGACATTACCGAAGAGGGATTGCTGCTCAGAACGCACGGAGGTGCTATGAAAATAGAAAATCCTGTTCTCACAGGATTTTCAGACAAATCGGGCGTGAATAACCAGAATAAGGAGAAAATTGGAAAAGAGGCGGCAGAATTCGTGGGCGACGGCGATACGATTTTCCTGGATTGTGGAAGTACCGTATTTCAAATGTGTCGGTATCTCAAAAAAAAGAACAATATCCGGGTCATCACGAATTCATTGCCCGTTATGGCCGAGCTTATCGACATTCCGTCGATCAGCATTAACCTTATTGGGGGCGAATTGAACAAGTCCAGAAAAGCCGTGCATGGCGATAAAGCCGTTCAGCATATTGACAGCTACCATGCCCAAAAAGCATTCATCGGCGTGGATGGTATCTCTGCCGAAAACGGCCTTACCGCGCACAGTGAGCACGAATCCACCATTACCGCGGCATTCATCAGGAATGCGGCGCAAACTTTTTTACTATGCGATTCCTCGAAAATTGGTAGGGATAGTTATATCAAATTCGGCAGCCTCGCCGAAATCAGCAGCCTGGTCACCGACAAGGAACTGAGTACTGACCTGCAAGACCAGCTCGTACAAAAAGGATTGAATGTGATCCTGGCTGATTAG
- a CDS encoding SusC/RagA family TonB-linked outer membrane protein has product MKKLILPIVPMALAGILVFGPGSQVMAGGNGKGKLVSERSRLAQAVTGRVTDEGGEPLLGVTVLEKGSNKGTVTDAAGNFSLESGSGATIVFSFVGFIAQEVTVSGTAPLNIVLKQDALMLNEVVAVGYQTMRKSDLTGAISSVKAKELNLSTPTVGQALVGKVAGVQISQVSGAPYVGTKIRVRGVGSVNASSDPLYVIDGYPAGNDVFINPNDIESIDILKDAASAAIYGSRAAGGVVLITTKRGKEGKGKLEYEYQFGVHQLSKKVDVLNSSEFAQLMIDGRNGSYRDLMVNSGKAWNDAMYSDDNATRIKNVGNAGSVSIPKDLYDFASQTMIKPKYDTDWQDELYRNALVSRHNISFTGGKSGVRYAISGGQLNQQGIILSTNQKRTNFRANIDADVNKKLKVGANISFTSNDNREVQEGRFNQGPILGALIYMPIFKAYNEDGSLAKNEAAALSSGYGYQSIENPVALATETHINRKGMRGTYNGFATYEIIPNLNFKVNLGMQTFNEKYEYYSPTSLSSGANPPGSPQAIAAANALAQTISQVDKLAEFTLNYKKEFGKHNLDALIGYTAQENNRDLISVTSRGFQNDRIEEITGKGADAANFALNMTGNDPTGKVNWTLLSYLARAVYSYDSKYYLTATFRTDGSSRFGPNNRWGNFPSVSAGWNVSNESFYEELLGKSSTLKLRASWD; this is encoded by the coding sequence ATGAAGAAACTGATATTACCCATTGTTCCGATGGCGCTTGCAGGCATCCTGGTTTTCGGGCCAGGTAGCCAGGTAATGGCCGGCGGTAACGGAAAAGGTAAGCTGGTGAGCGAGAGGTCGCGACTGGCCCAGGCTGTGACAGGACGGGTGACGGATGAAGGCGGGGAGCCGTTGCTGGGTGTGACTGTTTTGGAAAAGGGCAGTAATAAAGGAACGGTAACGGATGCCGCCGGAAATTTCTCTTTAGAATCAGGTAGCGGGGCAACGATTGTTTTCTCTTTTGTAGGATTTATAGCGCAGGAAGTAACCGTATCAGGTACTGCACCATTGAACATTGTCCTCAAACAGGATGCCTTAATGTTGAATGAAGTGGTAGCCGTGGGTTACCAGACCATGCGCAAGAGCGATTTGACTGGCGCTATTTCGAGTGTGAAGGCAAAGGAACTGAACCTGAGCACGCCAACAGTGGGCCAGGCGCTCGTAGGTAAAGTAGCTGGCGTGCAGATCTCGCAGGTGAGCGGCGCGCCTTATGTAGGTACGAAGATCCGTGTGCGGGGCGTAGGTTCTGTGAATGCGAGCTCGGATCCGTTGTATGTGATCGATGGCTATCCGGCTGGTAATGATGTGTTTATCAACCCCAACGACATTGAATCCATTGATATTTTGAAAGATGCGGCTTCTGCTGCCATTTATGGATCACGTGCTGCTGGCGGGGTGGTTTTGATCACTACCAAAAGGGGTAAGGAAGGAAAAGGGAAACTGGAATATGAATACCAGTTTGGCGTGCATCAGTTGAGCAAGAAAGTAGACGTGCTGAATTCTTCGGAATTTGCGCAGCTCATGATCGACGGTCGTAATGGAAGCTACCGCGACCTGATGGTGAACAGTGGCAAAGCATGGAATGACGCGATGTACTCCGACGACAATGCTACCCGTATCAAAAATGTGGGGAATGCGGGATCGGTGAGCATACCGAAAGACCTGTACGATTTTGCTTCGCAGACGATGATCAAACCTAAATATGACACCGATTGGCAAGACGAATTGTACCGGAATGCATTGGTAAGCCGTCATAATATTTCATTCACAGGCGGTAAAAGCGGCGTGCGCTATGCGATCAGCGGCGGGCAGCTTAACCAGCAGGGGATCATCCTGAGTACAAACCAAAAGCGTACGAATTTCCGGGCGAACATTGATGCAGATGTCAATAAAAAGCTGAAAGTAGGAGCGAACATCTCGTTTACGTCCAATGATAACCGTGAGGTACAGGAGGGACGTTTTAACCAGGGGCCTATCCTGGGAGCGCTGATTTACATGCCGATTTTTAAAGCATATAATGAAGACGGCAGCCTTGCCAAGAATGAAGCTGCGGCGCTGAGCTCGGGATACGGGTATCAGTCAATCGAAAACCCGGTGGCGCTGGCGACGGAAACGCACATTAACCGTAAAGGAATGCGCGGGACCTACAATGGTTTTGCGACATACGAGATCATTCCGAACCTGAATTTTAAAGTGAATTTGGGTATGCAGACTTTCAATGAAAAATATGAGTACTACTCGCCAACCAGCCTGAGCAGCGGCGCCAATCCTCCGGGCTCACCTCAGGCGATAGCGGCGGCTAATGCATTGGCCCAGACCATTTCGCAGGTTGACAAGCTGGCTGAATTTACATTGAACTATAAAAAGGAATTTGGCAAGCATAATCTGGACGCCCTGATCGGTTATACGGCACAGGAAAATAACCGTGACCTGATTTCGGTGACTTCCAGAGGTTTTCAGAATGACCGCATCGAGGAAATTACTGGTAAGGGTGCCGACGCGGCAAACTTTGCGCTCAATATGACTGGAAATGATCCTACTGGCAAAGTGAACTGGACATTGCTTTCCTACCTGGCAAGAGCCGTGTATAGCTATGACAGCAAATATTATCTGACTGCTACATTCAGGACTGATGGTTCTTCGCGTTTCGGGCCGAACAATCGCTGGGGTAATTTCCCTTCGGTGTCGGCGGGCTGGAATGTTTCCAATGAGTCATTTTACGAGGAATTGTTAGGCAAGTCTTCGACTTTGAAACTCCGTGCGAGCTGGGACTGA
- a CDS encoding TonB-dependent receptor, protein MAAPGGVVFGNGNVNTAMWATGIKDLNLGWESTSQYNFGVDLGLLNDRLSVMANYYISRSYNLLFNQPLSAISGSSTILTNLRNSKVQNKGIDLQVDARVISTRDFDLNVSGNISVNRNKVLDMGGASTIITNGAERSYLTHITQEGQPIGMFYGFKVKGMVRESDMENLAADNAVYNASTQSFPQGYSIKGPARSTASTNPLRPGDLYFEDTNGDGVVNDADKKVIGSPHAKFTYGFAVTASYKNFDFSSSFNGSYGNKVLDGQDYYLYNMEGSGNQYTKVLDRYRSESQPGNGKVYRASRGGTQSNSTRLSTFYLQNGSFLRCTNLTLGYTMPQIASLTNNAVTNLRLYVGVDNAFTLTKYLGYNPEVDYNNGANLTPGVDYGKYPLARAYNIGARITF, encoded by the coding sequence ATGGCCGCACCTGGCGGCGTTGTCTTTGGAAACGGCAACGTCAATACGGCCATGTGGGCGACTGGCATCAAGGATTTGAACCTGGGCTGGGAATCGACATCGCAATATAACTTCGGGGTGGATCTGGGCTTGCTCAATGATCGCCTGTCGGTAATGGCCAATTATTACATCAGCCGGTCATATAACCTGCTTTTCAATCAGCCTTTATCGGCGATTTCGGGGTCTTCGACGATTCTTACCAACCTGAGAAATTCCAAAGTACAGAACAAAGGAATTGACTTACAGGTAGATGCCCGTGTTATTTCAACCAGGGATTTTGATCTGAATGTAAGCGGGAATATTTCGGTAAACCGCAATAAAGTACTGGATATGGGTGGTGCGAGCACCATTATCACCAACGGAGCCGAGCGTTCGTACCTGACCCACATTACCCAGGAAGGGCAGCCGATCGGTATGTTTTATGGTTTCAAAGTAAAAGGAATGGTGCGCGAGTCGGATATGGAAAACCTGGCGGCTGATAATGCAGTTTACAATGCATCGACGCAGTCGTTTCCACAGGGTTACAGCATTAAGGGCCCAGCACGCTCGACGGCTTCTACTAATCCGTTGCGACCTGGTGACCTGTATTTCGAGGATACCAATGGTGATGGCGTTGTCAATGACGCAGACAAAAAGGTAATTGGCAGCCCGCATGCTAAATTTACCTATGGTTTTGCGGTCACAGCCAGCTACAAAAACTTCGATTTTAGCTCTTCCTTCAACGGAAGCTATGGCAACAAGGTCCTCGACGGCCAGGATTACTATTTGTACAACATGGAAGGCTCTGGTAACCAGTATACCAAAGTTTTGGACCGCTACCGATCAGAATCGCAGCCGGGTAATGGCAAGGTGTATCGCGCTTCCCGCGGTGGAACGCAGAGCAACAGTACGCGTCTCTCTACTTTTTATCTGCAAAACGGGTCGTTTTTGAGATGTACCAACCTGACATTGGGTTACACCATGCCTCAGATAGCAAGTTTGACAAACAATGCAGTTACCAATCTTCGTCTGTATGTGGGAGTTGACAATGCTTTTACATTGACCAAATACCTGGGCTACAACCCGGAAGTAGATTACAATAACGGGGCAAACCTGACGCCGGGCGTGGATTATGGAAAATACCCGCTGGCACGCGCCTACAACATAGGAGCCCGTATCACTTTTTAA
- a CDS encoding TonB-dependent receptor domain-containing protein — translation MKNTLLSLLLTTLSCSCFAQNFNVSGRVKSQQNEPVPFAAVSVNNAKDSSLIKADVADEGGVFKFTGINAGTYFIKISAVGNKAFQSPVFHITGKDLDFPVFTLLADTKQLNEVKVTAAKPLIEVKSDRLIFNIEGSINSTGSNALDLLQKSPGVQVDKDENIMVKGRTGVRIYIDGRPSPMSGKDLASTLKSMNSADIEAIEIITNPSAKYDAAGDLGIINIRLKKNVKLGTNGNLSLGAMFGITPKYNASLNLNHRDKKFNIFGSYGYNHGAWHNTTYDDQVLNNVAYNKIWHGIWRDTTHSAKIGADYFINSKNTIGFSANGRVSNHNGGGESETFISKKFQPTADSLLLSSQTSNPEKNKNLNINLNYRYADTTGHELNIDADYGIFTSRGISYQPNKYFFRITSDEPMERNYVSKTPVEIIIKSFKTDYEQPLKKGKLGYGFKLSDVKSDNTFDFFNVLGNTEVIDTNRSNRFKYTERVYAAYINYNVPLGKKWDLQAGLRAENTQSIGDLTSFKHNDLDKVDTTYLNFFPSAALSFKASKNHTWNINYSRRINRPSYQNLNPFEYRIDELVYSKGNPFLRPEYANSFKLTHVYKAKLTTSLGYRRTRFPVVGLRIPYDTSRTYFIPRNLDYSQSFSLDVSVNLPVTKWWEIYFNVSGYHNIWKAGLENGLTINNRTTALNLNGQNTFKLKNNWTLELTGWYNSPYRRIDYNLAMGMVDAGVQKKFWKDNATLKLSFSDVFHTAKGGYHSEYAGIKTNLRFRFEGQMLKLNFNYRFGSKEIKAARNRRSGTEDELNRIKGG, via the coding sequence ATGAAAAATACTTTACTCTCACTCCTCTTAACCACCTTATCCTGCTCCTGTTTCGCACAAAATTTCAATGTCAGCGGGCGGGTTAAAAGCCAGCAAAATGAACCTGTTCCCTTTGCTGCCGTTTCAGTGAATAACGCAAAAGACTCTTCCCTTATAAAAGCCGACGTCGCAGATGAAGGCGGGGTTTTCAAATTCACCGGCATCAATGCAGGAACCTACTTTATTAAGATCTCCGCAGTAGGCAACAAGGCTTTCCAGTCTCCCGTGTTCCATATAACCGGTAAAGACCTCGACTTCCCGGTTTTTACCCTGCTTGCAGATACTAAACAACTGAATGAGGTCAAAGTCACCGCCGCCAAGCCGCTCATCGAAGTAAAAAGCGACAGGCTGATATTCAACATCGAAGGCAGCATTAACTCCACAGGGTCGAATGCTCTTGATCTGCTGCAAAAATCTCCTGGCGTACAAGTGGATAAGGATGAGAATATTATGGTAAAAGGAAGAACCGGCGTTAGGATATACATTGATGGCCGGCCGTCGCCAATGAGCGGAAAAGACCTTGCGTCGACGCTCAAAAGCATGAATTCCGCCGACATTGAGGCTATTGAAATTATCACCAACCCTTCGGCCAAATACGACGCGGCCGGCGACCTGGGCATCATTAACATCCGTCTCAAAAAGAATGTCAAACTGGGTACTAATGGTAACCTGAGCCTCGGGGCGATGTTTGGGATAACACCCAAATACAATGCTTCCCTGAACCTGAACCACCGGGACAAAAAATTCAACATATTCGGTTCCTATGGCTACAACCACGGGGCCTGGCACAACACTACCTACGACGATCAGGTCCTCAACAATGTGGCTTACAACAAGATATGGCATGGAATATGGCGCGACACTACCCACAGTGCTAAAATAGGGGCAGACTATTTTATTAATTCCAAAAATACGATTGGATTCAGTGCCAATGGCCGCGTGAGCAATCATAATGGCGGTGGTGAAAGTGAAACGTTTATCAGTAAAAAATTCCAACCTACCGCCGACTCACTATTGCTTTCTTCCCAAACCTCCAACCCCGAGAAAAACAAAAACCTCAATATAAACCTGAACTACCGCTACGCCGACACCACCGGCCACGAGCTCAATATCGATGCCGATTACGGAATATTCACCTCGCGAGGCATCAGCTATCAGCCCAACAAATACTTTTTCAGGATCACCAGTGACGAGCCTATGGAAAGAAATTATGTGAGTAAAACGCCCGTGGAGATCATTATCAAATCATTCAAAACGGATTACGAACAACCCCTCAAAAAAGGAAAACTCGGCTACGGTTTCAAGCTTTCGGACGTAAAATCCGATAACACATTCGACTTTTTCAATGTGCTTGGCAACACCGAGGTCATTGATACCAACCGAAGTAACCGGTTCAAATACACCGAGCGGGTTTATGCCGCCTATATCAATTACAATGTCCCCCTTGGCAAAAAGTGGGATTTACAGGCTGGTTTGAGGGCTGAAAACACACAATCGATCGGTGATTTGACCAGCTTCAAGCACAACGATTTGGACAAAGTAGACACAACTTATCTCAATTTCTTCCCCAGTGCTGCATTGTCCTTCAAAGCCTCGAAAAACCACACCTGGAACATCAATTACAGCCGGCGGATCAACCGCCCGAGCTACCAGAACCTGAACCCGTTTGAGTACCGGATCGATGAGCTGGTTTACTCCAAAGGCAACCCGTTCCTACGGCCCGAATACGCCAACAGTTTTAAGCTGACACACGTTTACAAAGCCAAACTAACCACCTCGCTGGGCTACCGGCGAACCCGGTTTCCGGTGGTGGGGCTAAGGATTCCTTATGATACCAGCCGCACTTATTTTATTCCCCGAAATCTGGATTACTCGCAAAGTTTCAGCCTGGATGTCAGTGTTAACCTGCCTGTTACCAAATGGTGGGAGATCTATTTCAATGTGAGCGGTTACCACAACATCTGGAAAGCCGGACTCGAAAACGGCTTGACCATTAACAACCGCACCACGGCCCTTAACCTGAACGGACAGAACACATTCAAACTAAAAAACAACTGGACGCTGGAACTCACGGGCTGGTATAATTCTCCTTATCGCCGCATCGACTACAACCTCGCTATGGGTATGGTGGATGCCGGTGTGCAAAAGAAATTCTGGAAGGATAATGCTACCTTGAAACTCTCGTTCAGCGACGTTTTCCATACCGCAAAAGGCGGCTACCATTCAGAGTATGCGGGTATCAAAACCAACCTGCGGTTCAGATTTGAAGGACAGATGCTGAAACTTAATTTTAACTACAGATTTGGCAGTAAAGAAATCAAAGCTGCACGAAACCGCAGGTCTGGCACGGAAGACGAACTGAACAGGATCAAAGGAGGCTAA
- a CDS encoding DUF6268 family outer membrane beta-barrel protein produces the protein MEIRMRYRLITNNLLRLKNYQPILYKFMQFRRPEAFVVFLSLLSMTAVCQSLKPGLTGMAPSKWLTLRTTHAPGKVYRFPGAGTKTYTNEEMFVRAWVPLLHKDKVTILLGPNYRTEQLELKSVGENPVSSMQGWNLRTFGLDLNSIVRLDTTSFLILTSHINKSGNFAVLSSSQIPLNYTVSASFLKKKSANKEIGAGLIVNKSFKLTVLPVLIFNYNFSENEGVEIMLPKKVAWRHNLSASDILYVKAESVTRTYYINKLADASPEVCRRVDIDMGISYNRKLGHYAGFEMFGGYRKNISSKLIEGAMPVRTSGLAATIELYVQPPRFNRKK, from the coding sequence ATGGAAATAAGAATGCGTTACCGACTCATTACGAACAATTTATTGCGGTTAAAGAATTATCAACCCATCCTTTACAAGTTTATGCAGTTTCGCAGGCCTGAGGCATTTGTTGTGTTCTTATCACTTTTAAGCATGACAGCGGTATGTCAATCCCTGAAACCGGGGCTCACTGGCATGGCTCCGTCCAAATGGCTGACTCTGCGTACCACGCATGCGCCCGGTAAAGTGTACCGGTTTCCCGGCGCGGGGACGAAGACATATACTAATGAGGAAATGTTCGTAAGGGCCTGGGTACCATTGCTTCATAAAGACAAGGTTACGATTCTGCTGGGACCCAATTATCGTACCGAACAGCTTGAATTAAAGAGTGTGGGCGAAAATCCGGTAAGTTCCATGCAAGGCTGGAACCTGCGCACATTCGGTCTCGACCTGAATTCAATCGTAAGGCTGGATACGACGTCCTTTTTGATCCTGACCTCACACATCAACAAAAGCGGGAATTTTGCAGTGCTGTCTTCTTCTCAAATTCCATTAAACTACACCGTATCGGCCTCTTTTTTGAAAAAGAAGTCTGCCAATAAGGAGATAGGGGCGGGATTGATCGTCAACAAAAGTTTTAAACTGACTGTACTGCCGGTTTTAATATTCAATTATAATTTCTCTGAAAACGAAGGTGTTGAAATCATGCTTCCTAAAAAGGTGGCTTGGCGGCATAACCTTTCTGCTTCCGACATTCTCTACGTAAAGGCTGAGTCCGTCACCCGTACCTACTATATCAACAAACTGGCCGACGCCTCACCTGAGGTTTGCCGGAGAGTCGACATTGATATGGGCATTTCCTATAATCGCAAACTGGGACATTATGCAGGATTTGAAATGTTTGGTGGGTATCGGAAAAACATATCCAGCAAATTAATTGAGGGTGCGATGCCAGTCAGAACATCCGGGCTTGCAGCGACCATAGAGCTGTATGTTCAGCCTCCCCGGTTCAATCGGAAGAAATAG
- a CDS encoding sensor histidine kinase, with the protein MPSKPELLKLWVKLSGDPSEFPLNARIFHSVCLISIFALCYNVPFNYLIGLPDIALASLVVLIICGGLYYASRIKKKISESILVINIVGLALFIVNYFLNSGQRGPTDLFFLLFLLLSIAISPVDQYKIWIPVNIGILLILNLIEYFYPQAVPYTYDNRFSQFVDHMSAYAVVAAIAYFCTDYIRRSYEAERVSVAEKSKAIEQQNDQIILQNQELERLNAEKSKLMSIVAHDLRSPLASIQNFLELLTQHELEEKQKLEIKNDLLNSTKNTMAMLSKLLDWSKSQLYGVTPNPEYLNLNKALETTLEIEKSIAAGKGITLHYDIDPDITIFADNDMMQLVLRNLIGNAIKFTRDNGHVTIGAEVALPNCVISIQDDGIGISKERQADIFSLKADSTYGTKNEKGVGLGLLLCMEFIKAQGGDIWFESQPETGTCFYISIPMKDTTTFEKRK; encoded by the coding sequence TTGCCTTCCAAGCCTGAACTCTTAAAACTTTGGGTTAAACTATCGGGTGATCCTTCGGAATTTCCTTTGAATGCCCGGATCTTTCACTCGGTTTGTCTGATCTCGATTTTTGCGCTTTGTTATAATGTGCCTTTCAATTACCTGATCGGGCTACCGGATATTGCCCTTGCCAGCCTCGTCGTGCTGATCATTTGCGGTGGGCTATACTATGCTTCAAGAATAAAAAAGAAGATTTCGGAAAGCATACTAGTTATCAACATAGTTGGCCTCGCTCTTTTTATTGTCAATTATTTCCTCAATTCAGGGCAGCGCGGCCCTACCGACCTGTTCTTTCTGCTCTTCTTACTGCTCAGCATTGCAATAAGTCCTGTCGATCAATATAAAATCTGGATCCCGGTCAACATTGGAATCCTGCTGATCCTGAACCTGATCGAGTATTTTTATCCGCAAGCTGTTCCTTACACTTACGATAACCGTTTTAGTCAGTTCGTCGATCATATGTCTGCGTATGCGGTTGTAGCGGCCATTGCCTATTTTTGCACAGACTACATACGGCGCAGCTATGAAGCAGAACGGGTTTCGGTTGCCGAAAAATCAAAAGCAATTGAACAACAAAATGACCAGATCATTTTGCAAAATCAGGAACTGGAAAGGCTCAATGCTGAAAAGAGCAAGTTAATGTCCATCGTAGCCCATGACCTGCGGTCACCGCTGGCAAGCATTCAAAACTTCCTGGAACTGCTTACCCAGCACGAGCTGGAAGAAAAGCAAAAACTTGAAATCAAGAACGACCTGCTCAATTCCACCAAAAATACGATGGCCATGCTTTCCAAATTGCTGGACTGGTCCAAGTCGCAGCTGTACGGGGTAACCCCAAATCCCGAGTACCTGAACCTGAACAAAGCATTAGAGACAACATTGGAAATTGAAAAGAGCATTGCCGCGGGAAAAGGTATCACCTTGCACTACGACATCGATCCTGATATTACCATTTTTGCCGATAATGACATGATGCAGCTCGTCCTGCGCAACCTGATTGGCAATGCGATTAAATTCACCCGCGATAACGGGCACGTGACAATCGGTGCGGAAGTAGCGCTACCCAATTGCGTCATCAGCATTCAGGACGACGGTATCGGTATTTCCAAGGAAAGACAAGCCGACATTTTCTCGCTAAAAGCTGATTCCACTTATGGCACTAAAAATGAAAAGGGAGTCGGTCTGGGCCTTTTGCTTTGTATGGAATTCATCAAAGCGCAGGGTGGCGATATCTGGTTCGAAAGCCAGCCCGAAACCGGGACGTGCTTTTACATTTCGATACCCATGAAAGACACTACTACATTTGAGAAGAGGAAATAA
- a CDS encoding RagB/SusD family nutrient uptake outer membrane protein, protein MINYKNTLSQIIVASGLVFLSSCSADFIDQENPNAVSAPTYYRNENDVLLAVNGIYNSLRDGNGIGENSGLFSEERSDNTGRNDNQSNAGEPFQFNDFSLLPSNTYLKSHWLALFQTITRCNQVLAGIEKVTFADEKAKDQYKAEAKFIRALTYFHLVRKWGDVPLVTKELLTTDEVAASTFREKKETVYQQIVADLKDVVASPLPDTQTANTKGKVTKNAGNALLGQVFLTMATTLDAANRTANLNEAKTYLTASYNLRSFGLLKEIPYADVFDVSKKSTNAEIIFQIVNRQGDINFSSSIARNNQAKGETVNSLFASSGSGGNVTPDLVLDYEEGDVRKDFSIKYANDPIVKDYFITKYRDASSAATTNGYGGNDWILLRYADVILMLAEVNNYLGDEAAAIGFLNQVRERAGMTKYEVAKATPAYSAKYPNLKLAILHERRVELAFENHRWFDLLRSFSNDELIAYFKSKNQADFGIAKLVNFGKKDRYYPIPFDEYKLNPEKMYQNEGY, encoded by the coding sequence ATGATTAATTATAAAAATACATTAAGTCAGATTATTGTCGCGTCCGGGCTGGTTTTTCTCAGCTCCTGTTCTGCGGATTTTATTGACCAGGAAAATCCTAATGCAGTGTCGGCACCCACTTACTACCGTAATGAAAATGATGTTTTACTGGCGGTGAATGGCATTTACAACTCGCTGAGAGACGGTAATGGCATCGGTGAGAACAGCGGTTTGTTCAGCGAAGAACGTTCGGACAATACCGGCCGTAATGATAACCAATCCAATGCCGGAGAGCCGTTTCAGTTCAATGACTTTTCGCTGCTGCCTAGCAATACTTATCTGAAATCCCACTGGCTGGCGTTGTTTCAAACAATCACACGCTGCAACCAGGTTTTGGCAGGCATTGAAAAAGTAACTTTTGCCGATGAGAAAGCGAAGGACCAGTACAAAGCCGAAGCCAAGTTCATCCGTGCATTGACCTACTTTCATTTGGTACGCAAATGGGGCGATGTGCCGCTGGTAACCAAGGAATTGCTTACTACCGACGAGGTGGCAGCCTCTACTTTTCGCGAAAAGAAAGAAACGGTGTACCAGCAGATCGTGGCTGACTTGAAAGACGTGGTTGCCTCGCCATTACCTGATACACAAACGGCCAATACCAAAGGGAAGGTTACCAAAAACGCAGGTAATGCGCTGCTCGGGCAAGTTTTTCTGACGATGGCAACCACGCTGGACGCCGCCAATCGGACAGCTAATCTGAATGAAGCTAAAACTTATTTGACTGCTTCATATAACCTGCGTTCGTTCGGACTGTTGAAAGAAATACCTTACGCGGATGTGTTTGATGTTTCTAAAAAATCGACCAATGCTGAAATTATTTTTCAGATCGTGAATCGTCAGGGAGACATTAATTTCTCATCTTCTATCGCCAGAAATAACCAGGCAAAAGGAGAAACGGTCAATTCGCTGTTCGCGTCGAGCGGCTCGGGAGGTAATGTAACGCCCGACCTTGTACTGGACTATGAAGAAGGCGATGTGCGGAAAGATTTTTCGATCAAATATGCCAATGATCCAATCGTGAAGGATTATTTTATTACCAAATACCGTGATGCAAGCTCAGCGGCTACCACTAATGGATATGGCGGAAATGACTGGATTTTGCTTCGTTATGCTGACGTGATTCTGATGCTGGCCGAGGTCAACAACTATTTGGGAGACGAAGCTGCGGCTATCGGTTTCCTGAACCAGGTCCGCGAGCGTGCCGGGATGACTAAATACGAGGTTGCAAAGGCTACCCCAGCTTACAGCGCGAAGTATCCCAATCTGAAACTGGCTATTCTCCATGAGCGCCGCGTCGAGCTGGCTTTTGAAAATCATCGCTGGTTTGATTTGCTTCGCTCATTCTCCAATGATGAGCTGATCGCATATTTCAAAAGTAAGAACCAGGCTGATTTCGGGATCGCCAAACTCGTCAATTTTGGAAAAAAAGACCGCTACTACCCGATTCCATTTGACGAATACAAACTGAACCCTGAAAAGATGTACCAGAACGAGGGGTACTAA
- a CDS encoding DUF4287 domain-containing protein has translation MSFQSYLKNIQAKTGKGPADFRAMAEEKGFTQDGSLKAKAGDIVKWLQTDFDLGHGHAMAIFALLKGVKDENSD, from the coding sequence ATGTCATTTCAATCCTATCTCAAAAACATTCAAGCAAAGACCGGCAAAGGTCCGGCGGATTTCAGAGCAATGGCCGAAGAAAAGGGTTTCACCCAAGATGGTTCATTGAAGGCCAAAGCCGGAGACATCGTGAAATGGCTACAAACCGACTTTGACCTGGGCCACGGACACGCCATGGCAATATTTGCGCTACTGAAAGGCGTCAAGGACGAGAATAGTGATTAG